One region of Candidatus Polarisedimenticolaceae bacterium genomic DNA includes:
- a CDS encoding NADH-quinone oxidoreductase subunit C — protein MPAPEVLAALAARFGATADPMGASVPAASLLETLRTLRDTHGYRYYVVGSAIEREAGFEIVHAVRRLEPLDTIFVRSTVPKDAPAIDSAAFVYAGAEWHEREIFDLFGVGFRAHPDLRRILMPDDYEGHPLRKDFPMETPWGYRK, from the coding sequence GTGCCGGCGCCTGAGGTCCTGGCCGCTCTCGCCGCGCGCTTCGGGGCGACCGCCGATCCGATGGGGGCCTCCGTCCCCGCGGCGTCGCTCCTGGAGACGCTCCGCACGCTCCGGGACACGCACGGCTACCGCTACTACGTCGTCGGGAGCGCCATCGAGCGCGAGGCCGGGTTCGAGATCGTCCACGCGGTGCGCCGCCTCGAGCCGCTGGACACGATCTTCGTGCGCTCGACGGTGCCGAAAGATGCCCCCGCGATCGACTCGGCGGCGTTCGTCTACGCCGGCGCCGAGTGGCACGAGCGCGAGATCTTCGACCTCTTCGGGGTCGGCTTCCGCGCGCATCCCGATCTCCGCAGGATCCTCATGCCCGACGATTACGAGGGGCATCCGCTCCGGAAGGACTTCCCGATGGAGACGCCGTGGGGGTACCGGAAGTGA
- a CDS encoding NADH-quinone oxidoreductase subunit D yields MSEAQVEIVEREFGELALNMGPQHPSTHGVLRLVLHLSGETVLKAQPVIGYLHRGVEKLSEHLAYDQLAPVYERDDYLSPTANSNAYVLAVEKLGTIEVPRRARWLRALACEWQRVASHLVWLGTLGLDLGGALGGGTTLYMYCFREREKILDWLEALTGTRFHTNFNIAGGVRYDVDAETIARSSALADGIAAALPELWAMSGGNPIFQERTRAVGTITRDLALGVGVTGPTLRASGIAFDVRTATPYDAYGELPVVPVTRTAGDAEARFQVRFDEIQASLALVKHIAEGLPAGPVFSRKPIKNPKATKVPKGEAYAAVESPRGELGFHIVSDGTAKPYRLKINAPSFKNLQVVPHILPGGLLADVVATLGSLDPVLGDVDR; encoded by the coding sequence GTGAGCGAGGCACAGGTCGAGATCGTCGAGCGGGAGTTCGGCGAGCTGGCGCTCAACATGGGCCCGCAGCACCCGTCGACGCACGGGGTGCTGCGTCTCGTCCTCCATCTCTCCGGTGAGACGGTCTTGAAGGCGCAGCCGGTCATCGGCTACCTCCACCGCGGCGTCGAGAAGCTCTCGGAGCATCTGGCGTACGACCAGTTGGCACCGGTCTACGAGCGCGACGACTACCTCTCGCCGACGGCGAACTCGAACGCGTACGTGCTCGCGGTCGAGAAGCTCGGAACGATCGAGGTGCCGCGGCGCGCGCGGTGGCTCCGGGCGCTCGCGTGCGAATGGCAGCGGGTCGCGAGCCACCTCGTGTGGCTCGGCACGCTGGGGCTCGACCTCGGCGGCGCGCTCGGCGGCGGCACGACCCTCTACATGTACTGCTTCCGGGAGCGGGAGAAGATCCTCGACTGGCTCGAGGCGCTCACCGGCACCCGGTTCCACACGAACTTCAACATCGCGGGGGGCGTCCGCTACGACGTCGACGCCGAGACGATCGCGCGCTCCTCCGCCCTCGCGGACGGCATCGCGGCGGCGCTCCCGGAGCTCTGGGCGATGTCCGGCGGCAACCCGATCTTCCAAGAGCGGACGCGCGCGGTCGGGACGATCACGCGCGACCTCGCCCTCGGCGTCGGCGTCACCGGCCCGACGCTCCGAGCCTCGGGGATCGCGTTCGACGTCCGGACCGCCACGCCGTACGACGCCTACGGCGAGCTCCCCGTCGTCCCGGTGACGCGCACCGCCGGCGACGCCGAGGCGCGCTTCCAGGTTCGCTTCGACGAGATCCAGGCTTCGCTCGCGCTCGTGAAGCACATCGCGGAAGGCCTGCCCGCAGGACCGGTCTTCTCGCGGAAACCGATCAAGAACCCGAAGGCGACGAAGGTCCCGAAGGGCGAGGCGTACGCCGCCGTCGAGTCGCCGCGCGGCGAGCTGGGATTCCACATCGTCTCGGACGGCACCGCGAAGCCGTACCGGCTCAAGATCAATGCGCCGTCGTTCAAGAACCTCCAGGTCGTCCCGCACATCCTCCCGGGCGGCCTGCTCGCCGACGTCGTCGCGACGCTCGGCTCCCTCGATCCGGTCCTGGGAGACGTCGACCGGTGA
- the nuoH gene encoding NADH-quinone oxidoreductase subunit NuoH — protein sequence MSALFTGWIGAFALSALTLGAAMTFVAYMTWIERKVAARMQNRIGPYEVGVPHGWLQPLADVAKLLVKEDITPRDADRVLFNLGPVLVVVPALIGFAFIPLARGLAIADHAYSFLFFIAFASLTLLGIFAAGWSSNNKYALLSALRMAAMAVSYEIPLILSLLIPVVLAGSFRLTDLVEAQRGLWFIAYPLVGQLGFLIFLLCALAEGNKSPLDILEAESELIAAYNVEYSGIKFALFYAGEYAHTLAISGLAATVFLGGYLGPSFLPGPVWLILKCLALFLVILWIRWSLMRFRIDQAIRLNWMVLLPASLVNLMIVAWWVAGR from the coding sequence GTGAGCGCGCTCTTCACCGGCTGGATCGGAGCGTTCGCCCTCTCGGCGCTCACGCTCGGCGCGGCGATGACGTTCGTCGCCTACATGACGTGGATCGAGCGGAAGGTCGCGGCGCGGATGCAGAACCGCATCGGGCCGTACGAGGTCGGCGTCCCCCACGGTTGGCTCCAGCCGCTGGCCGACGTCGCGAAGCTCCTCGTCAAGGAGGACATCACCCCGCGCGACGCCGACCGCGTCCTCTTCAACCTGGGCCCGGTCCTCGTCGTGGTGCCCGCGTTGATCGGGTTCGCCTTCATCCCGCTCGCGCGCGGGCTCGCGATCGCCGATCACGCCTACTCGTTCCTCTTCTTCATCGCCTTCGCGTCGCTCACCCTGCTCGGCATCTTCGCGGCCGGGTGGTCATCCAACAACAAGTACGCGCTGCTCTCCGCGCTCCGCATGGCGGCGATGGCGGTCTCGTACGAGATCCCGCTCATCCTCTCGCTCCTGATCCCGGTCGTCCTCGCCGGCTCGTTCCGCCTCACGGACCTGGTCGAGGCGCAGCGCGGCCTGTGGTTCATCGCGTATCCGCTCGTCGGCCAGCTCGGCTTCCTGATCTTCCTCCTCTGCGCGCTCGCCGAGGGGAACAAGTCGCCGCTCGACATCCTCGAAGCGGAGTCCGAGCTGATCGCGGCGTACAACGTGGAGTATTCCGGGATCAAGTTCGCCCTCTTCTACGCGGGCGAGTACGCGCACACGCTCGCGATCTCGGGCCTCGCGGCGACGGTCTTCCTGGGCGGTTACCTCGGGCCGTCGTTCCTGCCTGGGCCGGTCTGGCTGATCCTGAAGTGCCTCGCGCTCTTCCTCGTCATCCTCTGGATCCGCTGGAGCTTGATGCGCTTCCGGATCGATCAGGCGATCCGCCTCAACTGGATGGTCCTCCTCCCCGCGTCGCTCGTGAACCTCATGATCGTCGCGTGGTGGGTGGCGGGCCGCTGA
- a CDS encoding 4Fe-4S binding protein, translating to MATIGTIALGTLRAMGWTLRNVFRPATTVPYPRRKRAIPKTWRAGSFALTFDPATGEENCIGCRLCEYACPSEIIAVTLRKGEARKNGIGATYCDKFTLDYQACMQCELCIQVCPTDAIVMTRALAPAALTRDALFLSKERLMENGRALVESPDLTSFATGTRLREWTDVTRGLPKPDPDPAP from the coding sequence ATGGCGACCATCGGCACGATCGCCCTCGGCACGCTGCGCGCGATGGGATGGACGCTCCGGAACGTTTTCCGTCCGGCGACGACCGTCCCCTATCCCCGCCGCAAGCGCGCGATCCCGAAGACCTGGCGGGCCGGCAGCTTCGCGCTCACGTTCGATCCGGCGACCGGTGAGGAGAACTGCATCGGCTGCCGTCTCTGCGAGTACGCCTGCCCCTCCGAGATCATCGCGGTGACCCTGAGGAAGGGAGAGGCGCGCAAGAACGGCATCGGCGCCACCTACTGCGACAAGTTCACGCTCGACTACCAGGCGTGCATGCAGTGCGAGCTGTGCATCCAGGTCTGCCCGACCGACGCGATCGTCATGACCCGCGCGCTCGCTCCGGCGGCCCTCACGCGCGACGCGCTCTTCCTGAGCAAGGAACGCCTCATGGAGAACGGCCGCGCGCTCGTCGAGTCGCCGGATCTCACCTCCTTCGCGACGGGGACGCGCCTGCGCGAATGGACCGACGTGACGCGAGGGCTCCCCAAGCCCGATCCGGATCCGGCCCCATGA
- a CDS encoding NADH-quinone oxidoreductase subunit J, protein MRDAAFWALAVLVLAGAAVVVSARSLFRAAFALAATLLATAGLYVLLRAPLLAAIQIILYTGGILTLTVFALVVAGGESGRPRWRRPWPAAVAAVAVFAALGRVVAVTPTPPPGPGLESGAEIGASLFGAYLVPFELLSVLLLGAVFGALLLARKDTA, encoded by the coding sequence ATGAGGGACGCCGCCTTCTGGGCGCTCGCCGTCCTCGTGCTCGCGGGCGCCGCCGTCGTCGTGTCGGCGCGTAGCCTGTTCCGCGCGGCGTTCGCGCTCGCGGCCACGCTCCTCGCGACGGCGGGGCTCTACGTCCTCCTCAGAGCGCCGCTCCTCGCGGCGATCCAGATCATCCTCTACACGGGCGGGATCCTCACGCTCACCGTCTTCGCGCTCGTCGTCGCCGGGGGCGAGTCCGGCCGACCGCGCTGGCGGCGCCCGTGGCCGGCGGCGGTCGCGGCGGTCGCGGTGTTCGCGGCGCTCGGACGCGTGGTCGCCGTGACGCCGACCCCTCCGCCCGGGCCGGGGCTCGAGAGCGGCGCCGAGATCGGCGCCTCGCTCTTCGGGGCCTACCTCGTTCCGTTCGAGCTGCTCTCGGTCCTCCTCCTCGGCGCGGTGTTCGGCGCGCTCCTCCTCGCGCGGAAGGACACCGCATGA
- the nuoK gene encoding NADH-quinone oxidoreductase subunit NuoK, with protein MTLANLLLVAAALFAIGLFGLLARRHAIGVLLSIEIMFNAVNLAIVAIAWSRGLLEGVVLVLFGIAITVAEAAVGLALVLLATRVRRTAVLDDLSDLSG; from the coding sequence ATGACGCTCGCGAACCTGCTGCTCGTCGCCGCCGCGCTCTTCGCGATCGGCCTCTTCGGCCTGCTCGCGCGGCGTCACGCGATCGGCGTCCTGCTGTCGATCGAGATCATGTTCAACGCGGTCAACCTCGCCATCGTCGCGATCGCGTGGTCGCGCGGCCTCCTCGAGGGGGTCGTGCTCGTCCTCTTCGGGATCGCGATCACCGTCGCCGAGGCCGCCGTGGGGCTCGCGCTCGTGCTCCTCGCGACCCGGGTGCGACGCACCGCCGTCCTGGACGATCTTTCGGATCTTTCGGGATGA
- the nuoL gene encoding NADH-quinone oxidoreductase subunit L produces MILGAVVLAGPLAALAAIGLLPPLRRSGLPAAIVSIAGIALSLAAAAVQAAPFLRDGASPAALDFVWAPLASAPAIRFGLLVDGLSASMAVLVSLVALLVQIYSLAYMAGEPRPSLGRYYAYHSLFAFAMLGLVLSHNLLQTYGFWELVGLGSYLLIGFWFERPAAARAAQKAFWTTRLGDVGFALGIVILWGASGTFTFSDLFAKAGDGSLAGLPLVLGLTGVYLGAMGKSAQVPFHIWLPDAMEGPTPVSALIHAATMVAAGVFLMVRIAPLLPHAPALTEAVFAIGVLTAFLAASMALVERDIKRILAFSTVSQLGFMMAAVGAGSASAAYFHLATHAFFKALLFLTAGSLIHAVHTNDIFKMGRLARTMPLTSICFAIGGLALAGIVPTSGFFSKDEILAAVLAGGHPVGFAILVGVAGMTAFYIARAFFVAILGSGQPEGHPHESPGTMTMPMLVLAGLALAGGALAPVVPRLTAATLGALPAETEGAPFFVPVLGTSAALVGLAVAWAGYVKKSFDVEALRRAAGPVTTLLERRYYIDDLFEAVYRRVYLGISAAVGWTDRYLVDGVVNAVTWGTWSLAGRLRVLQSGRVQDALYFVAGGLVLLAVLAWAR; encoded by the coding sequence ATGATCCTCGGCGCCGTCGTCCTCGCCGGTCCTCTCGCCGCCCTCGCGGCGATCGGCCTCCTTCCGCCCTTGAGACGCAGCGGACTCCCGGCGGCGATCGTCTCGATCGCCGGGATCGCGCTCTCGCTCGCTGCGGCGGCCGTTCAGGCCGCGCCGTTTCTTCGCGACGGAGCGTCGCCCGCGGCGCTCGACTTCGTCTGGGCGCCTCTCGCGTCGGCCCCCGCGATCCGCTTCGGCCTCCTCGTCGACGGCCTCTCCGCGTCGATGGCGGTGCTCGTCTCGCTCGTCGCGCTCCTCGTGCAGATCTACTCGCTCGCCTACATGGCCGGCGAGCCGCGGCCGTCCCTGGGGCGCTACTACGCCTACCACTCGCTCTTCGCCTTCGCGATGCTCGGTCTCGTCCTCTCCCACAACCTGCTCCAGACCTACGGCTTCTGGGAGCTGGTCGGTCTCGGCTCGTATCTCCTGATCGGCTTCTGGTTCGAGCGCCCCGCGGCGGCGCGGGCGGCGCAGAAAGCGTTCTGGACGACACGCCTCGGCGACGTCGGGTTCGCGCTCGGGATCGTGATCCTCTGGGGCGCGTCGGGCACGTTCACCTTCTCCGACCTCTTCGCGAAAGCCGGCGACGGCAGCCTGGCGGGACTGCCGCTCGTCCTCGGCCTGACCGGGGTCTACCTCGGGGCGATGGGAAAGAGCGCGCAGGTCCCGTTCCACATCTGGCTGCCCGACGCGATGGAAGGGCCGACGCCGGTCTCCGCTCTGATCCACGCGGCGACGATGGTCGCGGCCGGCGTCTTCCTCATGGTCCGGATCGCGCCGCTCCTCCCGCACGCGCCGGCCCTGACCGAAGCGGTCTTCGCGATCGGCGTCCTCACGGCGTTCCTCGCCGCCTCGATGGCGCTCGTCGAGCGCGACATCAAGCGCATCCTCGCCTTCTCCACGGTGAGCCAGCTCGGATTCATGATGGCCGCGGTCGGCGCGGGATCGGCCTCGGCGGCCTACTTCCACCTCGCGACGCACGCCTTCTTCAAGGCGCTCCTCTTCCTGACCGCGGGATCGCTCATCCACGCGGTCCACACGAACGACATCTTCAAGATGGGCCGCCTCGCGCGCACGATGCCCCTGACCTCGATCTGCTTCGCGATCGGCGGCCTCGCCCTCGCGGGGATCGTGCCGACGTCCGGCTTCTTCTCGAAGGACGAGATCCTTGCCGCGGTCCTGGCGGGCGGCCACCCGGTCGGCTTCGCGATCCTGGTCGGCGTCGCCGGGATGACGGCGTTCTACATCGCGCGCGCGTTCTTCGTCGCGATCCTGGGGAGCGGTCAACCGGAAGGTCATCCTCACGAGTCGCCGGGCACGATGACGATGCCGATGCTCGTCCTCGCCGGCTTGGCGCTCGCGGGGGGTGCGCTGGCACCGGTCGTGCCGCGCCTCACCGCGGCGACGCTCGGCGCCCTGCCCGCGGAGACCGAGGGCGCTCCGTTCTTCGTGCCGGTCCTCGGGACGAGCGCCGCGCTCGTCGGCCTCGCGGTCGCGTGGGCGGGTTACGTCAAGAAGAGCTTCGACGTCGAGGCGCTCCGCCGCGCCGCGGGACCGGTCACGACCCTCCTCGAGCGCCGCTACTACATCGACGACCTCTTCGAGGCGGTCTACCGCCGCGTCTACCTCGGCATCTCCGCCGCCGTCGGTTGGACCGACCGCTACCTCGTCGACGGCGTCGTCAACGCGGTGACCTGGGGGACGTGGAGCCTCGCCGGCCGCCTGCGCGTGCTCCAGAGCGGCCGCGTCCAGGACGCGCTCTACTTCGTCGCAGGGGGGCTCGTCCTCCTCGCGGTGCTGGCGTGGGCGCGATGA
- a CDS encoding NADH-quinone oxidoreductase subunit M, which translates to MSGHLLSLTLAGPFVAAVVVFLLPQSARLAIRLASLAGALVPAATSAVILSRYDVARGGFQLEEHLPLIPRLGVSWHLGADGIAVALLVLTALIHVTSVCTSWSLKSREKEFFLFVALLVTGVYGVFVSLDLFLFFLFYELAVLPMYVLIGIWGSSMDVPGRGPFGGLFKKVGVGLKEYGAMKLTLYLLAGSAFILVGIFVLWVQGGSTFDYVALSRVTFAGASGRTLFLLFYVGFGVLAGIWPFHTWSPDGHAAAPAAGSMMHAGVLMKLGAYGVLRVGFGLLPAAAADLAWLVGLVAVINIVYGALGAGWQKDIKYLIAYSSVSHMGVVMLGMATLNAAGITGSVYQMVAHGIMTALFFTLVNLVYDISHLRDMTRMGGFAHAMPALATFFVIAGLSSLGLPGLAGFVAELLVFLGAWTSAHPWWLVPGVLGAFITALYVLRAVRTIFLGQAPPADLHLRDARGAEWATCLLLGGALVVLGVWPKLLLDPIGAGVGELLTRLGR; encoded by the coding sequence ATGAGCGGCCATCTCCTCTCGCTGACCCTCGCGGGGCCGTTCGTCGCGGCGGTCGTCGTCTTCCTCTTGCCGCAGTCCGCCCGCCTCGCGATCCGCCTCGCGTCGCTTGCCGGGGCGCTCGTGCCGGCCGCGACCTCGGCCGTGATCCTCTCGCGCTACGACGTGGCGCGCGGGGGGTTCCAGCTCGAGGAGCACCTGCCGCTCATCCCGCGCCTCGGCGTCTCGTGGCATCTCGGCGCCGATGGGATCGCGGTCGCGCTCCTCGTCCTCACCGCGCTCATCCACGTCACGTCGGTCTGCACCTCGTGGAGCCTGAAGTCGCGCGAGAAGGAGTTCTTCCTCTTCGTCGCGCTTCTCGTCACCGGCGTCTACGGCGTTTTCGTCTCGCTCGACCTGTTCCTCTTCTTCCTCTTCTACGAGCTCGCCGTGCTCCCGATGTATGTGCTCATCGGCATCTGGGGCTCGTCGATGGACGTGCCGGGGCGGGGTCCGTTCGGCGGCCTCTTCAAGAAGGTCGGCGTCGGGCTCAAGGAATACGGTGCGATGAAGCTGACCCTCTACCTCCTCGCCGGGTCGGCGTTCATCCTGGTCGGGATCTTCGTCCTGTGGGTCCAGGGTGGGAGCACGTTCGATTACGTCGCGCTCTCGCGCGTCACCTTCGCCGGCGCTTCGGGCCGCACCCTCTTCCTTCTTTTCTACGTCGGCTTCGGTGTCCTGGCGGGGATCTGGCCGTTCCACACCTGGTCGCCGGACGGCCATGCCGCGGCGCCGGCCGCGGGCTCGATGATGCACGCCGGCGTGCTCATGAAGCTCGGCGCCTACGGCGTCCTCCGCGTGGGCTTCGGGCTCCTCCCCGCGGCCGCCGCCGATCTCGCGTGGCTCGTCGGCCTCGTCGCCGTGATCAACATCGTGTACGGCGCGCTCGGGGCCGGCTGGCAGAAGGACATCAAGTACCTGATCGCCTACTCGTCGGTCTCGCACATGGGAGTCGTCATGCTCGGCATGGCCACGCTCAACGCGGCGGGGATCACGGGCTCGGTCTACCAGATGGTCGCCCACGGGATCATGACGGCGCTCTTCTTCACGCTCGTCAACCTCGTCTACGACATCTCGCACCTCCGCGACATGACGAGGATGGGCGGGTTCGCCCACGCGATGCCGGCGCTCGCGACCTTCTTCGTGATCGCGGGGCTGTCCTCGCTCGGCCTTCCAGGGCTCGCGGGGTTCGTCGCCGAGCTCCTCGTCTTCCTCGGCGCCTGGACCTCCGCGCACCCCTGGTGGCTCGTCCCCGGCGTGCTCGGCGCGTTCATCACCGCGCTCTACGTCCTTCGCGCGGTGCGCACGATCTTCCTGGGCCAGGCCCCGCCCGCGGACCTGCACCTCCGCGACGCGCGCGGAGCGGAGTGGGCGACCTGCCTCCTCCTCGGAGGCGCTCTCGTCGTCCTCGGCGTGTGGCCGAAGCTCCTCCTCGATCCGATCGGTGCCGGCGTCGGCGAGCTCCTGACCCGGCTGGGGCGCTGA
- a CDS encoding NADH-quinone oxidoreductase subunit N has translation MGFQAAALEILVLAVAGLVLLWDLASPGGRARGNGPYVLACVGLGALFVASFFVTAPASLTDAFVLDGFALYVKRILLASALLAIVGMGPYLKARGSGGRSAEAIVLLLFSTVGAMALVSARELLTLFVAFELVSLPLYVLTALEKERRSSPEGALKVFLFGSVSSAILLLGIGFLFAATGTTFWMQVAAWPHDRLVGLGAALVLVGFGFKIAIFPFSLWVPDTYQAAPAPVVAFLSVAPKAAAVAALFRLVFELFGPAGVGIKSWLVLLSAITMTVGNLLALRQQDLKRLLAFSGIAQIGYVLAALAAGTPMAAGLALFYFVAYLVSNAGAFLVVAALETAGEAPTLHGARRLVRRSPALAASMLVFLLSLGGIPFVLGFWGKMYVFLAAAQAGLYGLVFLGAVLAVVALFYYLSVARLMFMSTDDGPDVPVAAPLLAAIVVCALVAGIGGLLPQRLVNSALSAAETITVPSSR, from the coding sequence ATGGGTTTTCAAGCGGCGGCGCTCGAGATCCTCGTCCTCGCGGTCGCGGGGCTCGTCCTCCTGTGGGACCTCGCGTCTCCCGGCGGCCGCGCACGGGGAAACGGTCCTTACGTCCTCGCGTGCGTCGGCCTCGGCGCCCTCTTCGTCGCTTCGTTTTTTGTCACGGCCCCGGCTTCGCTCACCGACGCCTTCGTGCTCGACGGCTTCGCGCTCTACGTGAAGCGGATCCTGCTCGCATCGGCGCTCTTGGCGATCGTCGGTATGGGGCCTTACCTCAAGGCCCGCGGCTCGGGCGGCCGTTCGGCCGAGGCGATCGTCCTCTTGCTCTTCTCGACGGTCGGCGCGATGGCGCTCGTCTCCGCGCGCGAGCTCCTCACACTCTTCGTCGCGTTCGAGCTGGTGTCGCTTCCCCTCTACGTCCTCACGGCGCTCGAGAAGGAGCGACGCTCCTCGCCCGAGGGGGCGCTCAAGGTCTTCCTCTTCGGGAGCGTCAGCTCCGCGATCCTCCTCCTCGGGATCGGCTTCCTCTTCGCCGCGACCGGAACGACCTTCTGGATGCAGGTGGCCGCGTGGCCGCACGACCGGCTCGTGGGATTGGGCGCCGCGCTCGTCCTCGTCGGCTTCGGGTTCAAGATCGCGATCTTCCCGTTCTCGCTCTGGGTGCCCGACACCTACCAAGCGGCTCCCGCTCCGGTCGTCGCCTTCCTGTCCGTGGCGCCGAAGGCGGCCGCGGTCGCGGCGCTCTTCCGGCTCGTCTTCGAGCTGTTCGGGCCTGCGGGCGTCGGGATCAAGAGCTGGCTCGTCCTCCTCTCCGCGATCACGATGACGGTGGGAAATCTTCTCGCGCTCCGGCAGCAAGACCTCAAGCGCCTCCTCGCCTTCTCCGGCATCGCGCAGATCGGCTACGTGCTCGCGGCGCTCGCGGCGGGCACGCCGATGGCGGCGGGCTTGGCACTCTTCTACTTCGTCGCCTACCTCGTCTCGAACGCGGGCGCGTTCCTCGTCGTCGCGGCGCTCGAGACCGCGGGCGAGGCGCCGACGCTCCACGGTGCCAGGCGTCTCGTGCGCAGGAGCCCGGCGCTGGCGGCGTCGATGCTGGTCTTCCTGTTGTCGCTCGGAGGGATCCCGTTCGTGCTCGGCTTCTGGGGGAAGATGTACGTCTTCCTCGCAGCCGCGCAGGCCGGCCTTTACGGGCTCGTCTTCCTCGGCGCCGTGCTCGCGGTCGTCGCTCTCTTCTACTACCTGTCGGTGGCCCGTCTCATGTTCATGTCGACCGACGACGGACCCGACGTCCCGGTCGCCGCCCCGCTCCTGGCGGCGATCGTCGTGTGCGCGCTCGTGGCGGGGATCGGCGGGCTATTGCCGCAGAGACTGGTCAATTCTGCATTGTCGGCGGCAGAAACGATCACGGTTCCGTCATCCCGCTGA
- a CDS encoding HD domain-containing protein yields the protein MNELPSRDEALGLLHEYTQGAGLRKHAYAVECAMRAHARRLGEPEEAFGLVGLLHDFDYERWPSLDDHPFRGSEILERLGYPEWFRRAILSHGDHTKVARTTGLEKCLFAVDELCGFVTACTLVLPSKALADLKYESVKKRMKDKAFARSVNRDDIVNGAAAIRMTVEDHIVFVVDAMRASASALGL from the coding sequence ATGAACGAATTGCCGTCACGCGACGAAGCGCTGGGCCTCCTCCACGAGTACACGCAGGGCGCGGGGCTCCGGAAGCACGCGTACGCCGTCGAGTGCGCGATGCGCGCGCACGCGCGGCGCCTCGGCGAGCCCGAGGAGGCGTTCGGTCTCGTCGGCCTGCTCCACGACTTCGACTACGAGAGGTGGCCGTCGCTCGACGATCACCCGTTCCGCGGGAGCGAGATCCTGGAGCGCCTCGGCTACCCGGAGTGGTTCCGCCGCGCGATCCTCTCGCACGGTGACCACACGAAGGTCGCGCGCACGACCGGGCTCGAGAAGTGCCTCTTCGCCGTCGACGAGCTGTGCGGTTTCGTGACCGCGTGCACGCTCGTCCTCCCCTCGAAGGCGCTCGCCGACCTGAAATACGAGTCGGTCAAGAAGCGGATGAAGGACAAGGCGTTCGCGAGGAGCGTGAATCGGGACGACATCGTGAACGGGGCCGCCGCGATCAGGATGACGGTCGAGGACCACATCGTGTTCGTCGTCGATGCGATGCGCGCGTCGGCCTCGGCGCTCGGCTTGTAA
- a CDS encoding MFS transporter yields MSLSRWNPWRGLGALPPKIWIHFTATLINRMGTMAIPFLVLYLTKDVGFTAERAGLMLSLYGMGSLVSSPFLGKLADRIGPVRVMKGSLFVSAGFMFLYPFAHTTAQVAAVTFLLAVATEAFRPASLAVLTDIAPPELRKAAFAVNRLAINLGMSVGPAVGGYLAEVSFPSIFRVNGTASLAACAVLAFTGFQVAHHRATAAGDAPRSGPAWRDLRLIAFLAACVPLAAVFFQHEGALPLDVVRNLGLSESFFGWMFTINTIMIVFLEVRLNLSSAHWPHRKSLALGALFIACGFGAMAFAHTGAAVAATVVVWTIGEMTLLPSMSNYVAELSPADRRGEYMGLYSMSWGIAFALGPWLGTVVLERFGRDVLWAGAFAMAALAALAMSRMPSPREAGTTASQAVETEEVSA; encoded by the coding sequence ATGAGCCTCTCCCGCTGGAATCCGTGGCGGGGCCTCGGCGCCCTGCCGCCGAAGATCTGGATCCACTTCACCGCCACCCTGATCAACAGGATGGGGACGATGGCGATCCCCTTCCTCGTCCTCTACCTCACGAAGGACGTCGGGTTCACCGCCGAGCGTGCGGGGCTCATGCTGAGCCTCTACGGGATGGGCTCGCTCGTCTCCTCGCCGTTCCTCGGGAAGCTGGCCGACCGCATCGGCCCGGTCCGGGTCATGAAGGGGTCGCTGTTCGTCTCCGCCGGGTTCATGTTCCTCTACCCATTCGCGCACACGACGGCGCAGGTCGCCGCCGTCACCTTCCTCCTCGCGGTGGCGACCGAGGCATTCCGCCCTGCAAGCCTCGCGGTGCTCACCGACATCGCGCCGCCCGAGCTCCGGAAGGCCGCGTTCGCGGTGAATCGCCTCGCGATCAACCTCGGGATGAGCGTCGGGCCGGCGGTCGGGGGCTACCTCGCGGAGGTGAGCTTCCCCTCGATCTTCCGCGTCAACGGCACCGCCTCGCTCGCCGCGTGCGCCGTCCTCGCCTTCACCGGCTTCCAGGTCGCGCACCACCGTGCCACCGCAGCAGGCGACGCGCCGCGCTCCGGTCCTGCCTGGCGCGACCTGCGCCTCATCGCCTTCCTCGCCGCGTGCGTCCCGCTCGCCGCGGTCTTCTTCCAGCACGAAGGAGCGCTCCCGCTCGACGTCGTCCGCAACCTCGGCCTCTCGGAGTCGTTCTTCGGCTGGATGTTCACGATCAACACGATCATGATCGTGTTCCTGGAGGTGCGCCTCAACCTCTCGAGCGCGCACTGGCCGCACCGGAAGAGCCTCGCGCTCGGTGCCCTCTTCATCGCGTGCGGGTTCGGCGCCATGGCGTTCGCACACACGGGCGCGGCGGTCGCTGCCACCGTCGTCGTGTGGACGATCGGCGAGATGACCCTGCTCCCGAGCATGTCGAACTACGTCGCCGAGCTGTCCCCCGCCGACCGACGCGGCGAGTACATGGGCCTCTACTCGATGTCGTGGGGGATCGCCTTCGCGCTCGGCCCGTGGCTCGGCACGGTCGTCCTCGAGCGCTTCGGCCGCGACGTCCTCTGGGCCGGCGCGTTCGCCATGGCGGCGCTCGCCGCGCTCGCGATGTCGCGAATGCCCTCACCGCGCGAGGCGGGGACGACCGCGAGCCAAGCGGTCGAAACCGAGGAAGTCTCGGCCTGA